The Bos indicus x Bos taurus breed Angus x Brahman F1 hybrid chromosome 10, Bos_hybrid_MaternalHap_v2.0, whole genome shotgun sequence genome has a segment encoding these proteins:
- the NRL gene encoding neural retina-specific leucine zipper protein isoform X2, translating to MALPPSPLAMEYVNDFDLMKFELAERFSDAALVSMSVRELNRQLRGCGRDEALRLKQRRRTLKNRGYAQACRSKRLQQRRGLEAERARLATQLDALRAEVARLARERDLYKARCELLAPSGLGPEATPTSSSEPLATEWWSRWAGGAHHPGGACTIH from the exons ATGGCACTGCCTCCCAGTCCCCTGGCCATGGAATATGTCAATGACTTTGACCTGATGAAGTTTGAG CTGGCGGAGCGGTTTTCCGACGCGGCGCTGGTGTCGATGTCTGTGCGGGAGCTAAACCGACAGCTGCGGGGCTGCGGGCGCGACGAGGCGCTGCGGCTGAAGCAGAGGCGCCGCACGCTGAAGAACCGCGGGTACGCGCAGGCCTGTCGCTCCAAGCGACTGCAACAGCGGCGGGGGCTGGAGGCGGAGCGCGCCCGCCTGGCCACCCAGCTGGACGCGCTGCGGGCCGAAGTGGCCCGCCTGGCTAGGGAACGCGACCTCTACAAGGCTCGCTGTGAACTGCTGGCCCCGAGCGGCCTGGGGCCAGAGGCCACGCCCACTtcttcctctgagcccctggcCACCGAGTGGTGGAGTAGGTGGGCGGGCGGTGCACACCACCCCGGAGGCGCCTGCACCATTCACTAG
- the CPNE6 gene encoding copine-6 isoform X2, with translation MSDPEMAWVPEPPAMTLGASRVELRVSCHGLLDRDTLTKPHPCVLLKLHSDEQWVEVERTEVLRSCSSPVFSRVLALEYFFEEKQPLQFHVFDAEDGSTSPRNDTFLGSTECTLGQIVSQTKVTKPLLLKNGKNAGKSTITIVAEEVSGTNDYVQLTFRAHKLDNKDLFSKSDPFMEIYKTNGDQSDQLVWRTEVVKNNLNPSWEPFRLSLHSLCSCDVHRPLKFLVYDYDSSGKHDFIGEFTSTFQEMQEGTANPGQEMQWDCINPKYRDKKKHYKSSGTVVLAQCTVEKVHTFLDYIMGGCQISFTVAIDFTASNGDPRSSQSLHCLSPRQPNHYLQALRAVGGICQDYDSDKRFPAFGFGARIPPNFEVSHDFAINFDPENPECEEISGVIASYRRCLPQIQLYGPTNVAPIINRVAGPAQREQSTGQATKYSVLLVLTDGVVSDMAETRTAIVRASRLPMSIIIVGVGNADFSDMRLLDGDDGTLRCPRGVPAARDIVQFVPFRDFKDASPSALAKCVLAEVPRQVVEYYASQGISPGAPRPCTPAMTPSPSP, from the exons GTGGAGCGCACAGAGGTGCTGCGCTCCTGCTCCAGCCCCGTCTTCTCCCGCGTACTGGCCCTGGAGTACTTCTTCGAGGAGAAGCAGCCCCTGCAGTTCCATGTGTTTGACGCCGAGGACGGATCCACCAGTCCCCGCAACGACACCTTCCTCGGCTCCACCGAGTGCACCCTGGGGCAG ATCGTGTCACAAACCAAGGTCACTAAGCCTCTGCTACTGAAGAATGGGAAGAACGCGGGCAAGTCCACCATCACG ATTGTGGCCGAAGAGGTGTCTGGCACCAATGACTACGTGCAGCTCACCTTCAGAGCCCACAAGCTGGACAACAAG GACCTGTTCAGCAAGTCTGACCCTTTCATGGAGATCTATAAGACCAACGGGGACCAGAGCGACCAGCTGGTCTGGAGAACGGAG GTGGTGAAGAACAATCTGAACCCCAGCTGGGAGCCGTTCCGTCTGTCCCTGCACTCCCTGTGCAGCTGTGATGTCCACCGGCCTCTCAAG TTCCTGGTATATGACTATGACTCCAGTGGGAAGCATGACTTCATTGGCGAGTTCACCAGCACCttccaggagatgcaggaaggaACAGCAAACCCTGGGCAGGAG ATGCAGTGGGACTGTATCAACCCCAAATACCGGGACAAGAAGAAGCATTACAAGAGCTCGGGGACCGTAGTGCTGGCCCAGTGCACG gTGGAGAAGGTGCACACCTTCCTGGACTACATCATGGGGGGCTGCCAGATCAGCTTCACG GTGGCAATCGACTTCACGGCCTCCAATGGGGACCCAAGGAGCAGCCAGTCCCTGCACTGCCTGAGCCCCCGCCAGCCCAACCACTACCTGCAGGCCCTGCGTGCAGTGGGAGGCATCTGCCAGGACTACGACAG TGACAAGCGGTTCCCAGCGTTTGGCTTTGGAGCTCGAATTCCACCCAACTTCGAG GTGTCCCATGACTTTGCTATCAACTTTGACCCGGAAAATCCTGAATGTGAAG AGATCTCGGGGGTCATTGCCTCCTACCGCCGTTGCCTGCCCCAGATCCAGCTCTATGGCCCCACCAACGTGGCCCCCATCATCAACCGCGTGGCGGGGCCAGCTCAGCGGGAGCAGAGCACTGGCCAAGCCACG AAGTACTCGGTGCTGTTGGTGCTCACGGACGGTGTGGTGAGCGACATGGCTGAGACCCGCACTGCCATCGTGCGCGCCTCCCGCCTGCCCATGTCCATCATCATTGTGGGCGTGGGCAATGCCGATTTTTCTGACATGAGGCTGCTGGACGGCGACGATGGTACCTTGCGTTGCCCCCGAGGGGTGCCCGCGGCTCGCGACATCGTCCAGTTCGTGCCGTTCCGGGACTTTAAGGAT GCCTCACCCTCTGCGCTAGCAAAGTGTGTCCTGGCCGAGGTGCCCCGGCAGGTGGTGGAGTACTACGCCAGCCAGGGCATCAGCCCTGGGGCTCCCAGGCCCTGCACGCCAGCCATGACCCCCAGCCCTAGCCCATGA
- the NRL gene encoding neural retina-specific leucine zipper protein isoform X1: protein MALPPSPLAMEYVNDFDLMKFEVKREPSEGRSGPPTASLGSTPYSSVPPSPTFSEPGMVGATEGTRPGLEELYWLATLQQQLGAGEVLGLSPEEAVELLQGQSPVPVEGSHAYYPGSPEETGAQHAQLAERFSDAALVSMSVRELNRQLRGCGRDEALRLKQRRRTLKNRGYAQACRSKRLQQRRGLEAERARLATQLDALRAEVARLARERDLYKARCELLAPSGLGPEATPTSSSEPLATEWWSRWAGGAHHPGGACTIH, encoded by the exons ATGGCACTGCCTCCCAGTCCCCTGGCCATGGAATATGTCAATGACTTTGACCTGATGAAGTTTGAGGTAAAGCGAGAACCCTCAGAGGGGCGATCTGGCCCCCCGACAGCCTCTCTGGGCTCCACACCCTACAGCTCAGTGCCTCCTTCACCCACCTTCAGTGAGCCAGGCATGGTGGGGGCTACCGAGGGCACCCGGCCAGGCCTGGAGGAGCTGTACTGGCTGGCCACCCTGCAACagcagctgggggctggggaggtgcTGGGGCTAAGTCCTGAGGAGGCTGTGGAGCTGCTGCAGGGTCAGAGCCCAGTCCCCGTTGAAGGGTCCCATGCCTACTACCCAGGGAGCCCAGAGGAGACAGGAGCCCAGCATGCCCAG CTGGCGGAGCGGTTTTCCGACGCGGCGCTGGTGTCGATGTCTGTGCGGGAGCTAAACCGACAGCTGCGGGGCTGCGGGCGCGACGAGGCGCTGCGGCTGAAGCAGAGGCGCCGCACGCTGAAGAACCGCGGGTACGCGCAGGCCTGTCGCTCCAAGCGACTGCAACAGCGGCGGGGGCTGGAGGCGGAGCGCGCCCGCCTGGCCACCCAGCTGGACGCGCTGCGGGCCGAAGTGGCCCGCCTGGCTAGGGAACGCGACCTCTACAAGGCTCGCTGTGAACTGCTGGCCCCGAGCGGCCTGGGGCCAGAGGCCACGCCCACTtcttcctctgagcccctggcCACCGAGTGGTGGAGTAGGTGGGCGGGCGGTGCACACCACCCCGGAGGCGCCTGCACCATTCACTAG